In Desulfosporosinus youngiae DSM 17734, the genomic stretch TGGATCTTCTGTTTTAGCTGCAACATTCCAAAAATCAAGGATTCCGGCCGGGGAGGGCATCCCGGTATATAGACATCAATTGGAATTATACTATCCGCCCCCGGTACCACCGCATAAGAATCTGCAAACGGCCCCCCCGAGCAAGCACAATTGCCCATAGCGATAGCCCATTTTGGCTCCGGCATTTGATCATAGATACGCCGTGCCACCGGTGCCATTTTCCTCGTCAAAGTTCCCGCCACAATCATCAAATCAGCTTGTCTCGGAGAGGCTTGGAACACTTCATAACCGAAACGGGATAAATCATAGCGTGGATTTCCTGTTGATGCCATCTCAATAGCACAACAAGCCAGGCCGAAAGAATTAGGCCAAAAAGAATGTACCCGCCCCCAATTCAAGAACTTTTCAATGCTGCTAAGCAAAATGTTTTTTTCAGCCGAAGCCTCAGCG encodes the following:
- a CDS encoding NADH-quinone oxidoreductase subunit B, with the translated sequence MDVKIEKALRDAEASAEKNILLSSIEKFLNWGRVHSFWPNSFGLACCAIEMASTGNPRYDLSRFGYEVFQASPRQADLMIVAGTLTRKMAPVARRIYDQMPEPKWAIAMGNCACSGGPFADSYAVVPGADSIIPIDVYIPGCPPRPESLIFGMLQLKQKIQNPAKARLIKYGK